The Candidatus Accumulibacter similis genome has a segment encoding these proteins:
- a CDS encoding HRDC domain-containing protein, whose protein sequence is MTLRFFAIPACDPVAAEAELNQLLAASRVLTIDRHFVACGESSFWAVCVRIASGPGPLPEALKFDQGSARRVDYREVLSEADFAVFAKLRELRKSIAEADGIPPYAVFTNEHLASMVRGKLKTLDALGRIEGVGPGRVDRYGARFLALLEQALAPA, encoded by the coding sequence ATGACCCTGCGTTTCTTCGCCATCCCGGCCTGCGACCCCGTGGCGGCCGAGGCCGAACTCAACCAGCTGCTCGCCGCAAGCCGGGTGCTGACGATCGATCGGCATTTCGTCGCCTGCGGCGAGTCGTCGTTCTGGGCGGTCTGCGTGCGGATCGCCAGCGGCCCGGGTCCGCTGCCGGAAGCGCTGAAGTTCGATCAGGGCAGCGCCCGCCGCGTCGATTATCGTGAAGTGCTCAGCGAAGCCGATTTTGCCGTCTTCGCCAAGCTGCGCGAACTGCGCAAGAGCATCGCCGAGGCCGATGGAATCCCGCCATACGCGGTGTTCACCAACGAGCACCTGGCGAGCATGGTGCGTGGCAAGCTGAAGACGCTCGACGCGCTCGGCCGGATCGAGGGGGTGGGGCCGGGGCGAGTCGATCGCTATGGCGCGCGCTTTCTCGCGCTGCTCGAGCAGGCGCTGGCGCCGGCGTGA
- a CDS encoding DUF2062 domain-containing protein, with protein sequence MLLDRLTRLVPTRERLARNRWLRWLGPLLLDPQLWRWSRAGVARGVSIGVFFGFLVPVAQIPLAVVTAIALRACVPAAVTSTFVTNPVTFAPVYYAAYRLGLWITADPAAAAEQPAAGASAAEPGLWQSLGDIGWPLFVGLTITATAAALCCHLTIHLAWRWLERRRRRPDAPGDEPGTGAAASPHAASGEPMTTAAERQRHA encoded by the coding sequence ATGCTCCTCGATCGCCTGACCCGACTCGTGCCGACGCGCGAACGACTCGCCAGAAACCGCTGGTTGCGCTGGCTGGGTCCGCTGCTGCTCGATCCGCAGCTCTGGCGCTGGTCGCGCGCGGGTGTCGCCCGTGGCGTCAGTATCGGTGTCTTCTTCGGTTTCCTGGTTCCGGTGGCGCAGATACCGCTGGCGGTCGTAACGGCGATCGCCCTGCGCGCCTGTGTACCGGCAGCCGTGACGAGCACCTTCGTCACCAACCCCGTCACCTTCGCACCGGTTTACTACGCCGCCTACCGCCTCGGGTTGTGGATCACCGCCGACCCGGCGGCAGCGGCGGAGCAGCCCGCCGCCGGCGCGAGCGCGGCGGAGCCAGGGCTGTGGCAGAGTCTCGGCGACATCGGCTGGCCGCTCTTCGTCGGGCTGACGATCACCGCCACCGCCGCCGCGCTCTGCTGCCACCTGACGATCCACCTCGCCTGGCGCTGGCTCGAGCGCCGCCGGCGACGACCCGACGCGCCGGGTGACGAGCCAGGCACCGGCGCAGCGGCCAGTCCACACGCAGCGAGCGGCGAACCGATGACGACGGCGGCAGAGCGGCAACGGCATGCCTGA
- a CDS encoding FAD-dependent oxidoreductase, whose translation MNSKKIAILAVIVVAVVAYFQLGLGQYLNLDALKAQQVALGDYHRQHPWQLAGLYFLAYVAVTALSLPGAALMTLAGGAIFGLLWGTVIVSFASSIGATLAFLAARFLLRDWVGGRFGERLKAVDEGIRRDGPFYLFTLRLIPVFPFFLVNLLLGLTAMKARTFYWVSQVGMLAGTVVYVNAGTQLARIDSLAGIVSPGLLASFALLGLFPLLARRIVDAVQARKVYAGWRKPQRFDRNLVVIGAGSAGLVTSYIAAAVKARVTLVEKHRMGGDCLNTGCVPSKALIRSARLLSHIARAREFGIAEAEARFDFAEVMERVQRIIRTVEPHDSVERYSQLGVDVIEGSARIVSPWQVEVSRHDGTTQTLSTRSIVIATGARPFVPQLPGIDEVGYLTSDTVWNLRQLPRRLLVLGGGPIGCELTQAFARLGAQVTQVERGPRIMPREDPEVSAMVAERFRAEGVRLLLEHQAKEFVIEQGEKILVAEHAGNAVRIPFDGLLVALGRIGNLSGYGLDELGIGGERTVAINEFLQTRYPNIYAAGDVAGPFQFTHTAAHQAWYAAVNALFAPFRKFRADYSVIPWSTFVEPEVARVGLNEQEAKERGIACEVSRYDIDDLDRAIADGEAHGFIKVLTVPGKDRILGVTIVGEHAGDLIAEYVLAMKQGIGLNRILGTIHIYPTLAEANKYVAGVWKKAHAPAGLLRWVERWHGWRRGGG comes from the coding sequence ATGAACAGCAAGAAGATCGCCATCCTCGCCGTCATCGTCGTCGCCGTCGTCGCCTACTTCCAGCTCGGACTCGGCCAGTATCTCAACCTCGATGCGCTGAAGGCGCAGCAGGTGGCGCTCGGAGATTACCATCGGCAGCACCCGTGGCAGCTTGCCGGCCTCTACTTCCTCGCCTACGTCGCGGTCACCGCACTGTCGCTACCCGGCGCCGCGCTGATGACCCTCGCCGGTGGCGCCATCTTCGGCCTGCTCTGGGGCACCGTGATCGTCTCCTTTGCCTCGTCGATCGGTGCCACGCTGGCTTTCCTGGCCGCGCGCTTCCTGCTCCGCGACTGGGTTGGCGGGCGCTTCGGCGAACGCCTCAAGGCGGTGGACGAAGGCATCCGGCGCGACGGTCCGTTCTATCTGTTCACGCTGCGCCTGATCCCGGTCTTTCCCTTCTTCCTGGTCAATCTGCTGCTCGGACTGACGGCGATGAAGGCGCGCACCTTCTACTGGGTCAGCCAGGTCGGCATGCTCGCCGGCACCGTCGTCTACGTCAATGCCGGCACGCAACTGGCGCGCATCGACTCACTCGCCGGCATCGTCTCGCCCGGCCTGCTCGCCTCGTTCGCGCTGCTCGGGCTGTTTCCCCTGCTGGCGCGCAGGATCGTCGACGCCGTGCAGGCGCGCAAGGTCTACGCCGGCTGGCGGAAGCCGCAGCGCTTCGACCGCAACCTGGTGGTCATCGGCGCCGGCAGCGCCGGCCTCGTCACTTCCTACATCGCCGCCGCCGTCAAGGCCAGGGTGACCCTGGTCGAGAAGCACCGCATGGGCGGCGACTGCCTGAATACCGGCTGCGTGCCGTCGAAGGCACTGATCCGTTCGGCCAGGCTGCTGTCACACATCGCCCGCGCGCGGGAATTCGGCATTGCCGAGGCCGAGGCACGCTTCGACTTCGCCGAGGTGATGGAGCGCGTGCAGCGGATCATCCGCACCGTCGAGCCGCACGACTCGGTCGAGCGCTACAGCCAGCTCGGCGTCGATGTGATCGAGGGCTCGGCGCGGATCGTCTCGCCCTGGCAGGTCGAGGTCAGCCGCCACGACGGCACGACGCAGACGCTCAGCACGCGCAGCATCGTCATCGCCACCGGTGCGCGGCCCTTCGTGCCACAGCTGCCGGGAATCGATGAGGTCGGCTACCTGACATCGGATACCGTCTGGAACCTGCGCCAGTTGCCGCGCCGCCTGCTCGTTCTCGGCGGCGGTCCGATCGGCTGCGAGCTGACGCAGGCCTTCGCCCGCCTCGGCGCGCAGGTGACGCAGGTCGAGCGTGGTCCGCGCATCATGCCGCGCGAGGATCCCGAGGTGTCGGCGATGGTCGCCGAGCGTTTTCGCGCCGAGGGCGTGCGGCTGCTGCTCGAGCACCAGGCGAAGGAGTTCGTCATCGAGCAGGGCGAGAAGATCCTGGTCGCCGAACATGCCGGCAACGCGGTCCGCATCCCCTTCGACGGCTTGCTGGTGGCCCTCGGCCGCATCGGCAACCTCAGCGGCTACGGCCTCGACGAACTCGGCATCGGCGGTGAGCGCACGGTCGCGATCAACGAATTCCTGCAGACGCGCTACCCGAACATCTATGCCGCCGGCGATGTCGCCGGGCCCTTCCAGTTCACCCACACCGCCGCGCACCAGGCATGGTACGCCGCGGTCAACGCCCTCTTCGCGCCGTTTCGCAAGTTTCGCGCCGACTACTCGGTGATCCCGTGGTCCACCTTCGTCGAGCCCGAGGTCGCCCGCGTCGGCCTCAACGAACAGGAGGCGAAGGAGCGCGGCATCGCCTGCGAGGTGTCGCGCTACGACATCGACGACCTCGACCGCGCGATCGCCGACGGCGAGGCGCATGGCTTCATCAAGGTGCTGACCGTTCCCGGCAAGGACCGCATCCTCGGCGTGACGATCGTCGGCGAGCACGCCGGCGACCTCATCGCCGAATACGTGCTGGCGATGAAACAGGGCATCGGGCTGAACCGCATCCTCGGCACCATCCACATCTACCCGACGCTCGCTGAGGCGAACAAGTACGTCGCCGGCGTCTGGAAGAAGGCGCACGCGCCGGCAGGACTGCTGCGCTGGGTCGAACGCTGGCACGGCTGGCGGCGCGGCGGCGGCTGA
- a CDS encoding formylglycine-generating enzyme family protein, which translates to MSRAALVAGGPFPSEDARRPPVLPPACASAWGDDAYGLWIDVDLAGVVQRFRWIEPGEFMMGSPADEPERGEREGPRHRVRLTTGFWLADTACTQALWLVVMGGENPSAFREDARNPVERVSWDEVSGAAGFVQRVASLAPGVVAELPTESEWEYACRAGSETPFNVGATIGPEQANYNGNIPYAGGRKGEFRQKTVPVKSFAPNDWGLHEMHGNVWEWCADGLRDYADETVENPRGSGDPTTDVVRGGSWSVGAGALRSAFRGGWPRGSRNEFVGFRFALRSTNQEQEAGAERLPAASGVTRDA; encoded by the coding sequence ATGAGCCGCGCAGCGCTCGTGGCAGGCGGACCCTTTCCGTCCGAAGACGCGCGACGGCCGCCCGTACTGCCGCCTGCCTGCGCGAGCGCCTGGGGTGACGATGCCTACGGGCTGTGGATCGACGTCGACCTGGCTGGCGTCGTGCAGCGCTTTCGCTGGATCGAACCCGGCGAGTTCATGATGGGGTCGCCTGCCGACGAGCCGGAGCGAGGGGAACGGGAAGGGCCACGGCACCGCGTGCGCCTGACGACCGGCTTCTGGCTTGCCGACACCGCCTGCACACAGGCGCTGTGGCTGGTGGTGATGGGCGGGGAGAACCCGAGCGCTTTCCGGGAAGACGCGCGCAACCCGGTCGAGAGGGTGTCGTGGGATGAGGTCAGTGGCGCCGCTGGTTTCGTGCAACGCGTGGCTTCGCTGGCGCCGGGTGTCGTCGCGGAACTGCCGACCGAGTCCGAGTGGGAGTACGCGTGCCGGGCGGGCAGCGAAACGCCGTTCAATGTCGGCGCGACGATCGGTCCGGAGCAGGCGAATTACAACGGCAATATTCCCTATGCGGGGGGCAGGAAAGGCGAGTTCCGGCAGAAGACGGTGCCGGTGAAGTCCTTTGCGCCGAACGACTGGGGTCTCCACGAGATGCACGGCAACGTCTGGGAGTGGTGTGCCGACGGGCTCCGCGACTACGCTGACGAGACCGTCGAGAATCCGCGTGGCTCGGGGGACCCTACCACCGACGTTGTGCGCGGCGGCTCGTGGAGCGTCGGGGCTGGGGCGCTTCGCTCCGCCTTCCGCGGCGGGTGGCCCCGCGGCAGCCGCAATGAGTTCGTGGGGTTTCGCTTTGCCCTGAGGTCCACCAATCAGGAGCAGGAGGCAGGCGCGGAGCGCCTGCCTGCGGCAAGCGGGGTCACGCGGGACGCGTGA
- a CDS encoding SDR family NAD(P)-dependent oxidoreductase, whose product MNPTEDPSTVLITGASSGIGAALAHCFARAGHRLVLVARRADRLQELARALAGEHGVRVVVLAADLAQAGAAAALAARLRRRRLAIDILVNNAGVLEHGAFARMDAGRQQRLIDLNVSGLTAMLAQFVPEMVERGRGRVLNIASIAAFQPVPSLATYAASKAFVLSLSESLAEELRASGVTVTALCPGITATPMLRGAVEASAALSRLPGFLVADVDAVAAEGYEACMLGEVIRVPGLLNQAATIAGRAVPKWLLRRIAGSIGRSTLDG is encoded by the coding sequence ATGAACCCGACAGAGGACCCCTCGACCGTACTCATCACCGGCGCATCGTCGGGAATCGGCGCCGCGCTGGCGCACTGCTTCGCGCGTGCCGGCCACCGGCTGGTGCTGGTCGCGCGTCGTGCCGACCGGCTGCAGGAGCTGGCGCGGGCGCTGGCCGGCGAGCATGGCGTCCGCGTCGTCGTGCTCGCCGCCGACCTCGCGCAGGCGGGCGCCGCGGCGGCGCTGGCGGCCAGACTGCGGCGGCGGCGACTGGCGATCGACATCCTGGTGAACAACGCCGGCGTGCTCGAGCACGGCGCCTTCGCGCGCATGGACGCAGGGCGGCAGCAGCGGCTCATCGATCTCAACGTCTCGGGACTGACGGCGATGCTGGCGCAGTTCGTGCCGGAGATGGTCGAACGCGGGCGTGGACGGGTGCTGAACATCGCCTCGATCGCCGCCTTCCAGCCGGTTCCCTCACTTGCCACCTACGCGGCGAGCAAGGCCTTCGTGCTGTCGCTGAGCGAGTCGCTGGCCGAGGAACTGCGCGCGAGCGGCGTCACCGTGACGGCGCTGTGTCCGGGAATCACCGCGACGCCGATGTTGCGTGGTGCCGTCGAGGCGAGCGCAGCACTCTCGCGGCTGCCGGGTTTCCTGGTTGCCGACGTCGACGCGGTCGCTGCCGAGGGCTACGAGGCGTGCATGCTGGGCGAGGTGATCCGCGTTCCCGGCCTGCTCAATCAGGCGGCGACGATCGCCGGGCGGGCAGTACCGAAGTGGCTCCTGCGGCGCATCGCCGGCAGCATCGGCCGCAGCACCCTGGATGGCTGA
- a CDS encoding AAA family ATPase, translated as MLTRLEVDGFKTFENLVIDLAPFTVIVGSNAAGKSNLFDVIQLLANLATRDVAEAFKEMRGEPLELFRQTAAGRGHQIRLAAEVLVDPIVRDPWGSEVRLSHTRMRYEVALERRTIKPGIERIQVAHEQLLPIMRKDDRWTRWMPPTKEFRARYLKYNRSKAWLTTEERTEGLTFSVHQDGKQGRNRPASAAEATVLYSITNAEFPHLFALREEMRHWRLLQLDPALLRKPVPATASDVLAADGSNLAAVLAQVKAETATKERPGGVLSDIVAELNGLIPGITALDADLHEASREYRIQLTMRDGVPFSSRVISDGTLRVLALLTLLHDPRHRGVTCFEEPENGVHPARIKQLIWRLRDMVSYPQEFLAGDEPAPLSQLLLNSHSPVVLSALIDKEFSLRTGILFADTATVSDPEKNEQRRKTRLRPVSARPQTTLFGNDDVPQGFVSDWEVRNMLETVSAEG; from the coding sequence ATGCTGACTCGCCTGGAAGTCGACGGCTTCAAGACCTTCGAGAACCTCGTTATCGATCTTGCCCCCTTCACGGTGATCGTCGGCAGCAACGCAGCAGGCAAGAGCAACCTGTTCGACGTCATTCAGTTGCTGGCCAACCTTGCAACCCGCGATGTCGCCGAAGCGTTCAAGGAGATGCGCGGCGAGCCACTGGAGCTTTTCCGCCAGACCGCTGCGGGACGAGGCCATCAGATTCGCTTGGCCGCCGAAGTACTGGTCGATCCGATCGTCCGCGATCCATGGGGAAGCGAAGTGCGGCTCAGCCATACCCGCATGCGCTATGAAGTCGCCTTGGAACGGAGAACGATCAAGCCGGGAATAGAGCGCATCCAGGTGGCTCACGAGCAATTGCTTCCGATCATGCGCAAGGATGACCGGTGGACAAGGTGGATGCCGCCCACCAAGGAATTCCGGGCACGGTACCTCAAGTACAATCGCAGCAAAGCCTGGTTGACGACCGAAGAGCGGACGGAGGGACTCACCTTCAGCGTCCATCAGGACGGCAAGCAAGGCCGGAATCGGCCGGCCAGTGCGGCCGAAGCGACCGTACTCTACAGCATCACAAATGCAGAGTTTCCACACCTGTTCGCTTTGCGGGAAGAAATGCGCCACTGGCGACTGCTGCAACTCGATCCAGCCCTGTTGCGCAAACCAGTGCCGGCGACCGCAAGCGATGTATTGGCTGCGGACGGTTCAAACCTGGCTGCCGTTCTCGCGCAAGTGAAGGCCGAGACGGCAACGAAGGAGCGCCCCGGCGGAGTTCTCAGCGATATCGTCGCCGAACTCAATGGCCTCATTCCTGGCATTACGGCGCTCGACGCCGATCTGCACGAGGCAAGTCGCGAATACCGCATCCAGCTCACGATGCGCGACGGAGTCCCGTTTTCGTCACGCGTGATTTCCGATGGTACGCTGCGTGTGCTGGCCCTGCTGACGCTCCTGCACGATCCGCGCCACAGGGGAGTGACCTGCTTTGAAGAGCCGGAAAACGGCGTGCACCCGGCAAGGATCAAACAACTGATCTGGCGTTTGCGGGACATGGTGAGCTATCCACAGGAATTCCTGGCGGGAGATGAACCGGCGCCGTTGAGCCAGCTGCTGCTCAACAGCCATTCGCCGGTCGTGTTGTCGGCCTTGATCGACAAGGAGTTCAGTCTGCGGACTGGGATCCTCTTCGCCGATACTGCTACCGTAAGCGATCCGGAAAAGAATGAGCAGCGCCGGAAGACACGCTTGCGCCCGGTTAGTGCAAGGCCGCAAACGACCCTTTTCGGCAACGACGATGTTCCGCAAGGCTTCGTATCGGACTGGGAGGTCAGGAACATGCTCGAAACGGTGAGCGCGGAGGGCTGA
- a CDS encoding DUF4276 family protein: MDYLGLALYAEGPTDYSFLCPLLARLCEDVCTRDAAHAVEVSEVLRLDHPRAADEASRAQRIVLAAREARDAWRILFIHADGAGDPERKRREQAQPAIDGLHQEHAEARLGVAVIPVRETEAWAIVDGDALRRVFGTTLTDEALGLPSSAGVAEATSDPKALLNATFNATHPSGVRRRRGVSPMLNALGEQVSLPRLRELAAFSMLEYELRQAL, encoded by the coding sequence ATGGATTACCTCGGTCTCGCGTTGTATGCGGAGGGCCCCACCGACTACAGCTTCCTGTGTCCGCTGTTGGCGAGACTCTGCGAAGACGTATGCACGCGCGACGCTGCGCATGCTGTAGAGGTGAGCGAAGTGCTGCGCCTGGACCATCCGCGCGCGGCAGATGAAGCGTCCCGAGCGCAGCGGATTGTGCTGGCGGCGCGTGAGGCACGGGATGCATGGCGCATACTCTTCATCCATGCCGACGGTGCGGGCGACCCTGAACGCAAACGCAGAGAACAGGCTCAACCGGCAATCGATGGACTGCATCAGGAGCACGCTGAGGCGCGTCTCGGTGTCGCCGTAATTCCGGTGCGCGAGACCGAAGCATGGGCCATCGTCGATGGCGATGCCCTGCGCAGGGTGTTTGGTACCACACTGACCGACGAGGCACTCGGCCTGCCTTCATCGGCTGGAGTCGCGGAAGCCACATCCGATCCAAAGGCGTTGCTGAATGCGACCTTCAACGCGACGCATCCCTCAGGGGTACGTCGAAGAAGAGGAGTCTCGCCGATGTTGAATGCCTTGGGAGAACAGGTATCGCTGCCGCGCTTGCGAGAGCTTGCGGCTTTTTCCATGCTTGAGTATGAACTGCGCCAAGCACTTTGA
- a CDS encoding FAD-dependent oxidoreductase: MPSHDSGRPGEILLVGGGHSHVIVLRELGLRPLAGARLTIVSIAARTPYSGMLPGYVAGHYDFDQVHIDLPRLAAFAGARFVADEVIGIDRGARLAHCRSGRSLPWDLLSINVGSTPRIDLGVTGAAHVVPVKPISGFNQRWLALLQRARLLAAAGSAAAQPLTIAVVGGGAAGVELLLAMQYRLQQEFATLRADPERLRWHLLTRDADILPTHSRTVRQQFRRVLAARGVQLHLAAAVDDAGAGWLQWQGTNGAGRLAADEVVWVTRAGGAPWLRDSGLAVDDDGFLCVGETLQVADEAHIFAAGDCASMIDHPREKAGVFAVRMGRPLAGNLRRAVAGGKLIHFRPQRRWLALISTGDRCAVASRGAFLAAGRWVWHWKDWIDRRFMRLFADLPGGSA; the protein is encoded by the coding sequence ATGCCCTCCCACGACTCCGGCCGGCCAGGCGAGATCCTGCTCGTCGGCGGCGGCCACAGCCACGTCATCGTCCTGCGCGAACTCGGGTTGCGACCGCTTGCCGGCGCCCGCCTGACGATCGTCTCGATCGCTGCCCGCACCCCCTACTCCGGCATGCTGCCGGGCTACGTCGCCGGGCATTACGACTTCGACCAGGTGCACATCGACCTGCCGCGGCTGGCGGCCTTCGCCGGCGCCCGCTTCGTCGCCGACGAGGTGATCGGCATCGATCGCGGCGCCCGCCTGGCGCACTGCCGCAGTGGCCGCAGCCTGCCATGGGATCTGCTTTCGATCAACGTCGGCTCGACGCCGCGCATCGACCTCGGCGTCACCGGCGCCGCGCACGTCGTGCCGGTGAAGCCGATCAGCGGCTTCAACCAGCGCTGGCTGGCGCTGCTGCAACGTGCGCGGCTGCTCGCCGCTGCCGGCAGCGCGGCTGCGCAACCGCTGACGATCGCCGTCGTCGGCGGCGGCGCCGCCGGTGTCGAACTGCTGCTGGCCATGCAGTACCGCCTGCAACAGGAGTTCGCCACCCTGCGCGCCGACCCCGAGCGGCTGCGCTGGCACCTGCTGACGCGCGACGCGGACATCCTGCCGACGCACTCGCGCACCGTCCGGCAACAATTTCGCCGCGTGCTGGCGGCGCGTGGCGTGCAACTGCACCTCGCGGCTGCCGTCGATGACGCCGGTGCCGGCTGGCTGCAGTGGCAGGGGACGAACGGCGCCGGGCGGCTGGCCGCCGACGAGGTCGTCTGGGTGACCCGCGCGGGCGGCGCGCCGTGGCTGCGCGACAGCGGCCTGGCGGTCGATGACGACGGCTTCCTGTGCGTCGGCGAGACGCTGCAGGTGGCGGACGAAGCGCACATCTTCGCCGCCGGTGACTGCGCGTCGATGATCGACCACCCGCGCGAGAAGGCGGGCGTCTTTGCCGTCCGCATGGGCCGGCCGCTGGCCGGCAACCTGCGCCGCGCCGTCGCCGGCGGCAAGCTCATCCACTTTCGCCCGCAGCGCCGCTGGCTGGCGCTGATCAGCACCGGCGACCGCTGTGCCGTAGCCTCGCGCGGCGCCTTCCTTGCCGCCGGCCGCTGGGTCTGGCACTGGAAGGACTGGATCGACCGCCGTTTCATGCGTCTCTTTGCCGATCTGCCCGGAGGAAGCGCGTGA
- a CDS encoding amino acid racemase: MKTIGLIGGMSWESTLPYYRRINEEVRARLGGLHSARLILYSVDFHDVERLQEAGDWDAAGALLARAAVALQAAGADFLLLCTNTMHRVAGEIEAAVTIPLLHIADATATAVADSGYHTVGLLGTRFTMEEAFYRDRLQEVHGLRVVVPAAAARAAVHRIIYDELCRGIIRRESRELYRQAIDELAVQGAQAIILGCTEIALLVGARDSPLPLFDTATLHALAAVDLALA, translated from the coding sequence ATGAAGACGATCGGCCTCATCGGCGGCATGAGCTGGGAATCGACGCTGCCCTACTACCGGCGGATCAACGAAGAGGTCCGCGCCCGTCTCGGCGGCCTGCATTCGGCTAGGCTGATCCTCTACAGCGTCGACTTCCACGACGTCGAGCGGCTGCAGGAGGCGGGCGACTGGGATGCCGCCGGCGCCCTGCTGGCGCGGGCTGCGGTCGCGCTGCAGGCGGCCGGAGCCGACTTCCTGCTGCTGTGTACCAACACCATGCACCGTGTCGCCGGCGAAATCGAAGCGGCGGTGACGATCCCCCTGCTGCACATCGCCGACGCGACGGCGACGGCGGTCGCCGATTCGGGGTACCACACCGTCGGTCTGCTCGGCACACGCTTCACGATGGAGGAAGCCTTCTACCGCGACCGCCTGCAAGAGGTCCACGGCCTGCGCGTCGTCGTTCCCGCCGCCGCCGCGCGTGCCGCCGTCCATCGCATCATCTACGACGAACTCTGCCGCGGCATCATCCGCCGCGAGTCGCGCGAACTCTACCGGCAGGCGATCGACGAGCTGGCAGTGCAGGGGGCGCAGGCGATCATCCTTGGCTGCACAGAAATCGCGCTGCTCGTCGGCGCCCGCGACTCGCCGTTGCCCCTGTTCGACACCGCCACCCTGCACGCGCTGGCGGCGGTCGACCTGGCGCTGGCCTGA